The Henckelia pumila isolate YLH828 unplaced genomic scaffold, ASM3356847v2 CTG_525:::fragment_3, whole genome shotgun sequence genome segment CAAAAATTTCAATGTGCATGCAGGGGAATCTCGTGACAATGTACTAGTAGTGTTTATCTAGAAGTGTTACtaactccaaaaaaaaaaagaaaaaagaaaaaaagaagaagaagaagtgttCAATGAATAAACGAAAACAGGATGATATAGCATTGGGATATTGGTTTTCTCCTAAAATATTGGTACTTTATACAACCCATTTCGAATAAATAATGTGCTAATGCAGGCAAGCTTTTAAAAGTATACTACTGCATAACAGAAGATCTAGAAGGAATCAAAGGATTGATCGAAACTGGAAAGAAAGCTCCATGGCCCTGTTCTTGTTCCAATCCTGCACAACAAGTACACAAAATGCTGAGCAATTTGAGTCTGATGGGTGGTCTCAACAATGCATCGAAATTATCAAACTCGAGCCttgatttctttgatattttGATGAGAGCTTACCGTAATAATCCAGCCACCGCTCGCAAAATCATGAAGATAGATAAAGCAAACCATATACCGACGTATCCTTGGCTTGAGGACAGCAAGAACACGAGAAGGACACTCACTGCCGCTACCGAAATCTGTGGAGGAAATGAAGGGAAAATAATGATCAAAGTTGGAGCATATTCGGAGTTACTACCTAAACATTGAAAGGGTATATGTGACCCGGTATTAGGATTATGTTAGTTTGATTGAAGCTCAATTTCGAATTCGAACAACAAACTCAAGCTTGAGGTAGCAGTCAATCTATTATTCTTGTTTCAAACTTCTAACCGAGCTCAAGCTGGCTTATATTTTCAGGCTTTCGCTCAAGAAACTGTCTATAAGAGGTATATCGGCTCGGTTTGCTCATTCACAGAACTAGCCTGTGAAATCAAATGACATAGAAAAGTTGAAGGAGCAACAGACTTGCCATGGAGTAAGCAGAATAAGCAAAATCAGATGCTCCATAATTTAGTCCATCAATAACAAAAGCGAAGGAGTTGATCGGTTGGGTCAACGCCACTATCTAACAAGGTAAACACAACACTGTCAGCAGCAACGAATCAAGAGATGTAATGAAAACGTATTCTTATTTTAGCCACAAGATTCATTACCGGGATGCTAAGCTTTAGAAGGCGAAGGACGTTTACGTCCTCTGTAAAGAGTACTGATGAAAATTGTAGTACAATGGCTACTACGATACACAAAAACAGCCCCACAACTAAACCCAACTGCAAAATAATGTATTTTCTGCTTGGTTAAAAATAAACAAGCGAGATTAGAAATGCTTCTGTGAAGTGGATAGGGATGATACTTGTACCTGCAGTACCCGAGAAGCAGTAGCCGTGACCTTGTCATAATCTTTCCTTGCAAATGCATTCGCCAGAATTGCCTGGGATATGATTTGAAGCCACTATTCAGCTGTCTAAACAGCTAGTGTGTGTTTTTGTGTGACatgaaaagaaaaaacaaaatgagcCTTACTTGTCCTGCCACAGCTAAACCATCGGCAAGGAGTGAAGTCGCCAACCAAACCTGCAAGCAGATCTGAAACGCAGCCATTGGTGTTGATCCAAGTTTTGCAGCAATTGAAGCCGCTAATGTTGGACAGAAAGTCGCTGCTATCACTCGAAACAACAGCAGAGATCCTGGTTCAAAGAAAGTTGGTTGGGGACAAAATTTTCCACAATTGTCAATCACTAAGTTTCGACAATTAtcattaaaaatcatacttagaTGTGAAAAATTATGTACCATTCTTGAGAAACCTCGAGAGCTGCAGATCTTTGATTGTTAAAGGTAGGAGATGGACTTTTTCTATTAAACCCCGCAAAAGCACCATGGAAATTAAGTACCTATAGAATCAAGTGTTAAACTAGAAGCAGCTCCAAAGAAATCAAAGCAAATACCCGCAAAAACTTGAAGCCACGGAAAACTCACTGGGAAATGACATGGGCGATGGCTGCACCGCTGACACCCATTTTGAATAAGAAGATAAATATTGGATCCAAAATGATATTTGCCACATCTCCTATCACTAGATATAATGTTACAAGTCAATATTACCATATTCTTTGGTTTTAGAAAATGTGCAAATATTGTTCCGTACTCTTTTCTTAACTCCGATAGAGTTACCGAGAAGATGGAATATAAGATGAGAAGAATAGGAAGAACCAGAGAGTTTACGCACAAAATTTGCTTACTGGTTGCATATAAAGGGGTTTTTGTATCTTTAAACCCTCGGAAAACACCCTGCATTGCCAACGAGAGAAAGACCGCAGGAGCACCGATTGATCTCAAAATTAGGTACTGTAGTGCTGGTGTGAACATAGGAGAATCCTACAAGTATTTTTGAGATGAATATGCAGCTAAATCTTgaaacaaataaatattactGAAGCTAAAGAAAAAGTAGTTCTTAAATAAGTTTCGTAAACGATACTTTCCAAGAATTTGCTGTTTTATTGATAGAAGCATCAGTTCGGAGTACAGAATAATACTTACAGATCGAACACCCATGTAACTCAACATTGGTTTTGCTGCACAAATGAGGATCACAGCTTCAGCGAGGCCAAGAGCACCACCAATAATTAAAGCCGATGAAGCTGATGATATATGTCTTTTCTTATGCCCACCACCACTCATTTCTGTATGATCAGGGTAAAACAGTCACCACAAGTTCAACTTCGAAATTGACACAAAAACCATTTTACCATGTGAAAGCTAACGGAGATATGGATTGAAAGCCGTTTGCAGGTATTCAGGTGTTTTTAGCTTTACGAGGAAGTAAAAGGGGTAATGAATACCAGTTTTGGGTATCAATTCTTCCTTTTCAATGTCCGAATCAACAGACGTTTCAACGATTTCAATCTCCTGATATTCAACTCCAGAACTTCCTAAAGCATCTTCTTCGGCAACAAACGAAGTAATCACACTAACCAGTGGGAAGATTGCAACTTTTGTTACTTGATTGATGACGGTTATAGCAACTCCAACACCAGCAAGGTCGACTGGGCCTATATGGATAGACGTGAAAGAAAAATCACTGGGAAACTGCAGTTTATAGAGTTGGAACACTGACGCTTATCATAAACCATATGTTAAGTATCGATTAGTATAATTGAATCTCCAGGTTCAAAATCTCAAGAACAGTAAGCATTCCTTAACGTGGAAAATCAAATACAATCTTTAACAAGGTCATGCCAGATTTTAGGGAAGGGAAAATATTGCACTAGTTCATCTCACGCcaacaaaagaaaaaggaaacgATTTTAACACTCAGTACATTTACTGAAAGATAGTTTAAGGGAGTAAACATGATCAATAACGCAATGTGATAATCAATGTCCCTAGAATGTAGAATATATACAACAAAGCATAACTTTTTAATTTATCCCATATATTCATTTTCTGACTTAATATCTGAGAGCAATTTGCTTTTCAGAGAAAGTGGCATTCATCGTCTACAGAATAGTAAGTCTGGAATATGTTCTGTTGTATTACTTAAATATACCTATATGGCCGATGAATGCAGTATCGACCAGAGAAGCAATAGGATCCGCGGTTAGAGCCAATGCTGCAGGCAATGCAATTTGAGCTATCTCAAGACCTAAATCATCTTTCTTGAAAATTGCCCTGCACAAACTAATGATCAACTTCCATATGGTGCAATCTAGAACTGCGTGAAATGATGAATTATCAACTATATAAAGTTTCTTGTTATTTGAACTTATACATCCCctccaaataataaataacaaaaacagCGTGTTAAGTTTGGCTCCATATTCCCTAATATGATTGTCGATTGGCAGCTGCATCTGCCCATGAAACAAATTTTGAAGGCAAAGCAAGAAAAACTTTATTCGACTCACTGTAAAATCATGTTTTTCAAATGAAACTACAAGCTTTCCCACACCAAACTTTACCTTGGATTCTTGAGTAAACCCCATAAAATGCTGTTGCCCGTGTTCTGCCGCAGAGGAAACGCCATTCTTGAGATGGCAACAGTCCTTTCACAGGGAAAAGTTAATCACCAATCCATATTCTGAATGCCCACTCAAACCGTTGTTTCAAACAAAGAAAACAGTGAAGAATCGTTATATAGGAATCGGCTACAAGAAAATAATCGATCAAAGATAAAATCTTGAACACTGGATACAGAGGAAGCCCATCAATCAACTTGGAAAAAGAATTGAACTTTCAGGTTGTCCTGAAATCCCACAGACAAGAAAAATGATGATCAATAAACAAACTTTATATGGGTTTAGTTGAGTTTACATGCAATCAACCATTTTGACCACATATTGATCATATAAGCCTCCCTCAGTTGCTTAAAGACCCAGAATGGTACGAAAGCTAGTCCAGTAAAGTGCTTATTCAAATTTGTGTAATTTAAAACTCGTGGTTTGTACTGTATTAAAAACaggaaaaaaaactcaaaaaaaaaaacaggaaaaataatttaaattacacATATGAACTTTAATATGatatgaaattatatatatatcgtattaATCATTTTGTCTACATATTTATACACAAAATATATATTGAAAAGAACATTACCAATCTACCATGCTCAAGTTTAAgcataataaaaacaaaaaattggtgtcgtggtttatttattttttttatattttcctttttttgttaattgtttattttaaattgtagtttacttattttttttaatttatgagtaggtttttcatttttttgagaCGGTATCACATATCTTTTTTTATGAGATGAATCGACTTTAAGCCTTTAATCATATTTGcagtaaaaataatattttttcgtataaaaattaatatttatttattggtgatccaaataaaatatatttctaaaaaattaaCCCATGAAATCGTCTTTATTGGTGACTCAAATAAAATATACGtcttacaaaattaacccatgAAATTGTCTCACACGAGTTTgttgtgattatttattctattacattatttaaaacacaaaaactcctataaaatcatatcaaatattgattttgcgtgacaaatatattatttgagttatccataaaaaatatcaattttattattaatattaatatatcatAGTTGATCCGTctcaaaatatcacaaaatattATGATACCGTCTCAATTAAGCAtaatacctttttttttttccctcacATGCACAAtaccttttattttatttgtgtcacgatattattatttttagtttattctttgtCTATGGTAATATATAACGTATCGATAAATTAAcaacaaattattatttttttgttaaggtacaacaaattattttctaaaaaagaGTCTCATACttcttaataataataataatagtaataacaAAAACATGTAATGATCTTAGAtaattaacaaataaataatttggccttttttttttaaaaaaagaaaagtttaaaagaatGATCCGCAGTCTCTGACCCTCGTATAATTTTTCGAGGAGCAAACGTTTGATAAATAGCAGCAGTGGAAATAGaaggtttttgtttttgttctttttcttgctttgttttattttgaaaaagttGCACACAAACGATTCTTGTAATTGCATTCAGAGATgatggaagaagaagaagctgagcGATTTAATGTGCGGTTTTCTTCTTTATCTTTGCAACCACCGTCAATTGCTGAGTCGGGTCCGGGCCAGATGGTATCCGCGACCGTTGGCCGCGTCATGACTTCTCTCCTCAACGCCAAGCCCAAGAAACTGCAGAACGCCATTTCTTGTCTCCCTTCACAGCCCAACGTTATCGCCCCTGTCGATGGTATGCGAATTTTTTTGGTAATTGTTTGGTCCTGTGAATGTATGTTGTTTTCTTTACACCATTCTGATTTTGTTCTAGTTTTTTTTTACTCTCTGACTCTACCTGgatatttgtttgttttttcaGTTTCTTTGGAACAGTCTCTTTGGTTTCTTCACAACTACGTAGCGGAAGCAGAGGAGAAAGACGGGCACATGGACCAAGTCCTTGTTCCCATGATTGAACATGTACACTTGTTTTGTTTATGCTTTTCCCCCTTGTAAactatatttttgaattttctaatTCTTTATAAACTGCAGTGTATACCCTATTCATGTTGAAAAAATGCGGAAGGAGCCTGTTCTTGTCGAGAAATTTATCCGTTTCATTTTCTCGGACGTGAAGTTTAGTTGTTTTGTGATGATTTGTATTGATCTGTCGATGTTTATTGTATATACACTCAGGTATTGAAAATCAAAGAGTCGAAGCATGGAAACCAGAACATGATACTTCTGAACTGGCTGTTTCTGGACGAGGGATTGTTCCAAGTCGTCATCAGAAATTTAGCCGGAATAATTTATAGGAAGGATGATCGTTATGTTGCTTTTGGCTGGTGTATACTTGGACGCAGCCTTATTGAATATGAGAATGTAGATAACAACCTGGAAACCAGTGGTATTGGtcaatacacacacacatatgcGTGGCCTTTTTTTCTCCTGATTATGCCTTGAAGTAGGATGGAATTGTTTACTGGTGAGTTAGTTATGAGTTGTTAACTACACTTTTGACTCTTCTGTAGGAATAAGGGAAAAGTATGATGGCATTTTGAAGATGTTTTGTTCATGTATCAACCAGGTTTTGTCTATGATGTGCAAGGGAAGGTATGTGTACTTTTACTTATTAACATTCAATTTATGTAGTCTGACCTCGTCGGTCTTTACTGGCTTGATGGGTTTCAATCTTTACTGGCTTGATGGGTGTCGGTCTTTACTGGTTTGATGGGTTTCGGCTTGGGTATTGCACTGGTACTTCCAAATGAATGGTGGAATCTTCCATTTTACTTTGTGCTATCAGTCTTCCCCTTTGATCAACGTAGAAGCGATATTTCCAGATTTTTTTCCCATTTGTGTTTATTGTGAAGTAATATTTCCCCTTTCACCTCCTAGATACTAGTCATCGTGTACTGTTATTCAATCTATGGTATGCCCACTGGAAGATTTTTACTGGCGCGATTCagatagatgatctgtttgtCTCTCATCCTATGccctttcaattctttcagtgGAGTCTCCATCCTGGTGTCGTCTGGAAATAATTTGCTTTGATGTTTGCTGTTTCCAAAGGAGACATCAGATAGATGTTACTGGGTTTAATCGATCACCATGGTTGTTTTGGATATGTTTTAATGTGAAATTGAGTATAGTCACAGTGTCAGGATGTCAACATGAGATAGCATTGGTTTTTTACATTAGCCATATTAGGTCTTGTTTGTGCTTCTGACCTAGTCTTTCATTGGTTGAAAATGTAGGAATATGCAGGATGGATTTGAGTTACCGACTCGCCTTGCAGTAGCTGCTGCTGATTTCATTGTATCTCTTACAGTAGCATTGACCAGAAATGACCTGGCTTCCAAAAATAAACATAACAAGCAGAAATCATCAATGGTTTATTCTAAAAATCTTTCTCCCATTACTTTGCCATCTTCTTCTGGTGAGAGCGAAACAAAAAAATGGAGCAAAGGATCTGAACTGCCTACTGAGTCAGAACCGAAATTGATGCTTTGGAATAATGTTGATGCCCTTATTACCCTAGTGAAGAAACTTACAGCTGTATGCCCTTagcttttattttttcatttcctTAATGCATATATGTTATAACACTCCCTTATTACCCTAGTGAAGAAACTTACAGCTGTATGCCCTTagcttttattttttcatttcctTAATGCATATATGTTATAACACTCTTTACTCGTTGATGTGTTCGCAATATTTTTCGTTTTTTTCCCAATTTTCTGCATGTCTCGGTTATATCTTGGATTCTTCTGCCCCCTCACTTTTGAGTAATTCTCGCCCtggttttttatattttgaaagTAAAAGAATACTCCATGACAGCCTCAGGAAAACTGCAAATATGAAGTTGGCTTCTCTTACTTTGGATCTTATGCAATATAAAATCTGAAAACAAGAATTAATTTATTGATGCCGCAAGCTCCATGTTATCCTTTGAGCCTtttgaggattttcgaaaaactgcTTGTGATTTTGGAAGCACCGAAATGGACCCAAACAGTGTTGAGATTCTATTGCCTGGGCAGaggaaatgttttttttttttcctaaaaaaatttattatttttttcttttttagttAAATTGCATCCCTTTGAAAATGCTTAAATATATTACACGTTTAGATTAGTATCACCTTGTGTTTGCTGTCTCATTACCATTTTTCTTGCCCACTTGTTTCTTGCAAGATCTTATCTTGACGGAAGCTATACCGGATGGACTTTGTTTAATCAGGAGGAATATATTCTGGTTCATCGTTGTTTTGCCTGGcttcttatatatataaaaggcaAAACTTTACCGGAGTTTCATCCTTTTTACGTTCCCAGTTACCTTCTTTTCAGGAGTGGTAGACATGCTACATGTTTCCACTCTTTGCTCGAATCAGATAACATTTTATTTGGTGCTGTAGGGAGAATTTTGTTGATTCAAATTTGGGTTaaccttaattttttttttttcaaaattgggaatattttctttttttcgtTCACAAAAGTGAAAATTTTACCAAAATATAAAGTGAAAGATTAAGTCATTGTggtaaattaataaattatattagatATCCATGCAAGTACATACTGGATCTCAATGACACAAACACCACTAAGGAAATACAAAAAATTGGTGGGTGAATTCTAATGGGGATGTGTTAAGATGTTCCAGCAGCATATTGAAAAGGTGGTTTCATTGCAGTGGAGCAGGAAAAGCCGTTCTTTGCATGCAAATGGATTGGAGAGAGTACTGAAGTGGCTTCAGGGAATTCAAGAACAATATGGTTGCTGTCTAAATGAGGCAGGTGTTGTTGATATTGAATCTTTTAAACCATTTATACTGTTAATTATGTTAACAGTCCTGGACTTCTAGATTATGTGCTCTTATTTGTATTGTTGATATCAGACTCAAAAATGCTCAAGGCTGGGTCGTTGCTTCTCTTGTCTTGCTGGAAACACTATGGCATCCTTTTGCAGCTGGAAGATCGCAAATTCTCTCATCAATGGAAAGAAATATTGGACCAATATTTGTCTGGTATTCAGGTAGCATTTCTTAATAGTCATATTATTTACATTGTTGATGGTGGAGGAACAAGGTGAAGAGTTTTTCTCTTTTCATTTGCATTGACTTGAGCAAGTTAAGCAAGGGCATCTTGTCTTGCCACGTAGAGCTCTCGATTTGCATAAATCAGGCATTTTGTATTCACCTTTTCCTTTTCTCTATCTCTGTGTCTAGTCTTGCGGGACGTTGTTGATGAGTTTTACTGGTTATATTTGGAATATTTATGATGCTTTAAAATTTCGCAAGGCTCCAAACACAATACATTCATGATGTCCTATGATCTTGAGTTCATCCTCGAACATTCAGTTTTCTTTTGACTTGGAAATATTTTTGTGTGTTAAGCGGTTGATTAATTTCTTTATTGTTTCTATTTTCATGTGAAAATGATTCTGTTTCataattcatttaaaaaatcacTGATATTATAAATGTAATTGGAAGTGCATTGAGTAattaaaatcaaactttcatgAAGTGTAACAGAAAATTCTTCTTCTGTGGGTGACTGTGTAAGCCGTCAAGTTACAGTAGTGGGATAACTCATTGACTTTAACTTATAAAGCGAACAAATAACGAATTTATGATTAATATAAACTGCAAAATTCGTGATATTAGGTTCTCTACGGAGATGTAACATCTTTCAGTGTGTTGATATCAGCATGTTATGCTCTTCAATGGACTTCTGTTGGCAAGTCGAACTtcaaatctcaaattgtcaCGTTTGGGGTTGCACTGCTTCTTGTTTGAATTCAGTTTAAACAATGACTAAATATGCGAGTATTAATATGTTTAATTCTTTGGTGTGAGCCTCCTGTAACTACTCTTTCTTCATTTCATTTTCCGCACATGCAGTTTTATGCAGGTGACCATGTTGAAGAACCTAGTGTGAGCAGAGACAGCAGAACAGAGACAATAAATTTCTTCCTAAACTGCATTTTGCTTACGCTCGGTCGACTAGATAATCAGCAATTTGGAAATGCTCTAGAAGAATTTGGATCTCGTCTCACTCAAGTTCTCATGTCCCAGGTAACACCATGCGTTTCTT includes the following:
- the LOC140873153 gene encoding protein DETOXIFICATION 42-like, whose amino-acid sequence is MAFPLRQNTGNSILWGLLKNPRAIFKKDDLGLEIAQIALPAALALTADPIASLVDTAFIGHIGPVDLAGVGVAITVINQVTKVAIFPLVSVITSFVAEEDALGSSGVEYQEIEIVETSVDSDIEKEELIPKTEMSGGGHKKRHISSASSALIIGGALGLAEAVILICAAKPMLSYMGVRSDSPMFTPALQYLILRSIGAPAVFLSLAMQGVFRGFKDTKTPLYATMIGDVANIILDPIFIFLFKMGVSGAAIAHVISQYLISMVLLRGLIEKVHLLPLTIKDLQLSRFLKNGSLLLFRVIAATFCPTLAASIAAKLGSTPMAAFQICLQVWLATSLLADGLAVAGQAILANAFARKDYDKVTATASRVLQLGLVVGLFLCIVVAIVLQFSSVLFTEDVNVLRLLKLSIPIVALTQPINSFAFVIDGLNYGASDFAYSAYSMISVAAVSVLLVFLLSSSQGYVGIWFALSIFMILRAVAGLLRIGTRTGPWSFLSSFDQSFDSF